Proteins encoded by one window of Vigna radiata var. radiata cultivar VC1973A chromosome 5, Vradiata_ver6, whole genome shotgun sequence:
- the LOC106760145 gene encoding ankyrin repeat-containing protein At5g02620, which yields MEKQSSFRASTMEKQKSFRGFMEKQKSFRIVMEKQLSFMGSERKKSKESPGKRGDLPVHLAARAGNLSRVKEIIQNYSNCETKDLLAKQNLEGETPLYVASENGHALVVSEILKYLDLQTASIAARNGYDPFHIAAKQGHLEVLRELLQSFPNLAMTTDLSNSTALHTAASQGHIDVVNLLLESDSNLAKIARNNGKTVLHSAARMGHLEVVKALLNKDPSTGFRTDKKGQTALHMAVKGQNEEILQELVKPDPAVLLLEDNKGNTALHIATKKGRTQNVRCLLSMEGININSTNKAGETPLDVAEKFGSPELVSILRDAGAANSTDQGKPPNASKQLKQTVSDIKHDVQSQLQQTRQTGMRVQKIAKKLKKLHISGLNNAINSATVVAVLIATVAFAAIFTVPGQYVENKTDGFSLGQANIANNAAFLIFFVFDSLALFISLAVVVVQTSVVVIEQKAKKQLVFVINKLMWMACLFISIAFISLTYVVVGSHSRWLAIYATVIGSLIMLSTIGSMCYCVILHRMEETKLRAESRSFSMSHASDQEILNSEYKRMYAL from the exons ATGGAGAAACAAAGCAGTTTTCGGGCATCTACTATGGAAAAACAGAAGAGCTTTCGCGGATTTATGGAAAAACAGAAGAGTTTTCGCATAGTGATGGAGAAGCAGCTCAGCTTTATGGGAAGCGAAAGGAAGAAGAGCAAGGAGTCACCTGGGAAACGTGGTGACTTACCAGTTCATTTAGCAGCTCGGGCAGGGAACCTGAGCAGAGTGAAGGAGATAATACAAAACTATTCTAATTGTGAGACGAAAGATTTGTTGGCAAAGCAGAACCTAGAGGGGGAGACCCCTCTTTATGTTGCTTCAGAGAATGGGCATGCTTTGGTTGTTAGTGAGATACTGAAGTACTTGGACCTGCAAACCGCTTCTATTGCGGCCAGAAATGGCTATGATCCATTCCATATTGCTGCAAAGCAAGGTCATCTTG AGGTTTTGAGAGAACTACTGCAGTCCTTTCCCAACTTGGCCATGACCACTGATTTGTCCAACTCAACTGCTTTACATACAGCTGCAAGTCAAGGTCATATTGATGTGGTTAATCTCCTTCTGGAATCAGATTCTAACCTTGCTAAAATAGCCAGGAATAATGGTAAAACCGTCCTTCACTCTGCGGCTAGGATGGGGCACTTAGAAGTTGTGAAAGCTTTATTAAACAAGGATCCAAGCACTGGATTTAGAACTGATAAGAAAGGCCAAACTGCACTACACATGGCTGTGAAAGGgcaaaatgaagaaattttgCAGGAATTGGTAAAACCTGATCCAGCAGTTTTACTCTTGGAAGATAATAAAGGAAATACAGCGCTGCATATTGCCACAAAGAAGGGCCGTACTCAG AATGTTCGCTGCTTGTTATCAATGGAGGGTATCAACATCAATTCAACAAATAAGGCTGGAGAAACTCCTCTTGATGTTGCAGAAAAATTTGGAAGTCCTGAACTTGTCTCCATATTGAGGGATGCTGGGGCTGCTAATTCCACTGACCAAGGGAAACCTCCAAATGCTTCAAAACAACTCAAGCAGACTGTCAGTGACATAAAGCACGATGTACAATCCCAACTCCAACAGACACGTCAGACTGGCATGAGGGTTCAAAAAATTGCAAAGAAGCTGAAAAAGCTACACATCAGTGGCCTGAACAATGCAATAAACTCTGCAACTGTTGTTGCCGTTCTTATTGCTACAGTTGCTTTTGCAGCCATCTTCACAGTCCCGGGTCAATATGTTGAAAATAAAACAGATGGATTTTCTCTTGGACAAGCAAATATAGCAAACAATGCAGCTTTcctaatattttttgtgtttgacAGCCTGGCATTGTTCATCTCTCTGGCAGTTGTAGTGGTTCAAACTTCCGTAGTTGTTATTGAGCAAAAGGCAAAAAAGCAGCTTGTTTTTGTCATTAACAAGCTCATGTGGATGGCTTGCCTTTTCATTTCCATTGCCTTCATTTCTCTTACATACGTGGTGGTGGGATCACACTCCAGATGGCTTGCAATATATGCTACAGTGATTGGAAGCTTGATAATGCTCTCTACAATTGGCTCCATGTGCTATTGTGTAATTTTGCATAGGATGGAGGAGACAAAATTGAGGGCCGAGAGTCGATCATTCTCCATGTCTCATGCATCAGACCAAGAGATTTTAAACAGTGAATACAAGAGGATGTACGCACTGTAA
- the LOC106760157 gene encoding la-related protein 6B isoform X1, translated as MAHESLSETPDISPPSSTSQLQSDPSLSRNGSFSRLNAQAPEFVPTRATPRTDLQQPRLVVPPPPPASSMVHVYSPPHLPIQGHVVPVQNHHHNLGHQHHVPVHYRPHHHPHQYYVSSDSTVQQSQVDQDRLPSSKSKLSDEASQKILNQVEYYFSDLNLATTDHLMRFISKDPEGFVPISVVASFKKIKALITSHSLLATVLRNSSKLVVSEDGKKIRRQYPLTESDIEELQSRIVVAENLPEDHCHQNLMKVFSVVGSVKTIRTCPPQTSNSGASSALRLGKVDGLPLSNKLHAFVEYESIELAERAVAELNDEGNWRSGLRVRLMLRRMEKSPISSNVIRDNYIYLSKPSQGRGKKGLDVEVGCDEDYTSVPEPHASEKQLEDASFPDTQLHEHAGEEHGYEKETGQRKGRSRGRGKGRGRVHCHQNSRVGTPPSNNTIFTDQVIAKQPPGPRMPDGTRGFSMGRGKPVAVNIA; from the exons ATGGCTCATGAGTCACTCTCAGAAACTCCAGATATCTCGCCGCCCTCATCTACATCACAGTTGCAGTCAGATCCATCTCTTTCAAGAAACGGATCTTTTAGCCGGCTTAACGCTCAGGCACCAGAATTTGTGCCAACTCGAGCCACCCCACGGACCGATTTGCAGCAACCCAGGCTTGTTGTACCACCTCCTCCTCCAGCTTCTAGTATGGTACACGTTTATTCACCGCCCCATTTACCGATTCAAGGTCATGTCGTCCCGGTACAGAATCACCATCATAATCTTGGCCATCAGCATCACGTTCCAGTTCACTACCGGCCTCATCATCACCCACATCAGTATTATGTTAGTTCTGATTCTACCGTGCAGCAGTCTCAAGTTGACCAGGATCGTCTTCCTTCTTCCAAAAGCAAGCTGTCTGATGAAGCCAGTCAGAAAATATTGAATCAG gTGGAGTATTATTTCAGTGATTTAAACTTAGCTACTACCGATCATTTGATGAGGTTCATCAGCAAAGATCCAGAAGGTTTtg tgCCTATATCTGTTGTCGCATCTTTCAAAAAGATTAAGGCCCTCATAACCAGTCACTCCCTACTTGCCACTGTTTTGAGGAACTCATCAAAGCTC GTGGTTAGTGAAGATGGAAAGAAAATCAGACGCCAGTATCCCCTGACCGAGTCTGATATAGAAGAGCTACAA TCTCGCATTGTTGTAGCTGAAAACCTACCTGAGGATCATTGTCATCAGAATCTTATGAAGGTTTTCTCAGTAGTTGGGAG TGTGAAGACTATCCGTACCTGTCCACCCCAAACCTCCAATAGTGGGGCTTCTTCTGCTTTGAGATTGGGAAAAGTTGATGGTTTGCCCTTATCTAACAAG TTGCATGCATTTGTTGAATATGAATCTATTGAGCTGGCTGAGAGAGCA GTTGCTGAGCTGAATGATGAGGGAAACTGGAGGAGTGGCCTTCGGGTTCGCCTAATGCTTAGACGCATG GAAAAAAGTCCGATTTCATCTAATGTTATCCGAGACAACTATATCTATCTG tctaAACCATCCCAAGGACGAGGAAAGAAGGGACTTGATGTTGAAGTTGGCTGTGATGAGGATTATACTTCTGTGCCTGAGCCACATGCAAGTGAGAAACAATTAGAAGATGCTTCCTTCCCCGATACTCAGTTGCATGAACATGCT GGAGAAGAGCATGGTTATGAAAAAGAGACTGGGCAAAGGAAAGGTCGAAGCCGGGGCCGGGGTAAGGGACGAGGCCGAGTGCATTGTCATCAGAATAGTCGTGTGGGAACACCCCCttcaaataatacaattttcacGGATCAAGTAATTGCCAAGCAACCACCAGGGCCCCGAATGCCGGATGGTACAAGAGGATTTTCAATGGGTAGGGGGAAGCCGGTAGCTGTCAATATAGCCTAA
- the LOC106760157 gene encoding la-related protein 6B isoform X2 gives MAHESLSETPDISPPSSTSQLQSDPSLSRNGSFSRLNAQAPEFVPTRATPRTDLQQPRLVVPPPPPASSMVHVYSPPHLPIQGHVVPVQNHHHNLGHQHHVPVHYRPHHHPHQYYVSSDSTVQQSQVDQDRLPSSKSKLSDEASQKILNQVEYYFSDLNLATTDHLMRFISKDPEGFVPISVVASFKKIKALITSHSLLATVLRNSSKLVVSEDGKKIRRQYPLTESDIEELQSRIVVAENLPEDHCHQNLMKVFSVVGSVKTIRTCPPQTSNSGASSALRLGKVDGLPLSNKLHAFVEYESIELAERAVAELNDEGNWRSGLRVRLMLRRMSKPSQGRGKKGLDVEVGCDEDYTSVPEPHASEKQLEDASFPDTQLHEHAGEEHGYEKETGQRKGRSRGRGKGRGRVHCHQNSRVGTPPSNNTIFTDQVIAKQPPGPRMPDGTRGFSMGRGKPVAVNIA, from the exons ATGGCTCATGAGTCACTCTCAGAAACTCCAGATATCTCGCCGCCCTCATCTACATCACAGTTGCAGTCAGATCCATCTCTTTCAAGAAACGGATCTTTTAGCCGGCTTAACGCTCAGGCACCAGAATTTGTGCCAACTCGAGCCACCCCACGGACCGATTTGCAGCAACCCAGGCTTGTTGTACCACCTCCTCCTCCAGCTTCTAGTATGGTACACGTTTATTCACCGCCCCATTTACCGATTCAAGGTCATGTCGTCCCGGTACAGAATCACCATCATAATCTTGGCCATCAGCATCACGTTCCAGTTCACTACCGGCCTCATCATCACCCACATCAGTATTATGTTAGTTCTGATTCTACCGTGCAGCAGTCTCAAGTTGACCAGGATCGTCTTCCTTCTTCCAAAAGCAAGCTGTCTGATGAAGCCAGTCAGAAAATATTGAATCAG gTGGAGTATTATTTCAGTGATTTAAACTTAGCTACTACCGATCATTTGATGAGGTTCATCAGCAAAGATCCAGAAGGTTTtg tgCCTATATCTGTTGTCGCATCTTTCAAAAAGATTAAGGCCCTCATAACCAGTCACTCCCTACTTGCCACTGTTTTGAGGAACTCATCAAAGCTC GTGGTTAGTGAAGATGGAAAGAAAATCAGACGCCAGTATCCCCTGACCGAGTCTGATATAGAAGAGCTACAA TCTCGCATTGTTGTAGCTGAAAACCTACCTGAGGATCATTGTCATCAGAATCTTATGAAGGTTTTCTCAGTAGTTGGGAG TGTGAAGACTATCCGTACCTGTCCACCCCAAACCTCCAATAGTGGGGCTTCTTCTGCTTTGAGATTGGGAAAAGTTGATGGTTTGCCCTTATCTAACAAG TTGCATGCATTTGTTGAATATGAATCTATTGAGCTGGCTGAGAGAGCA GTTGCTGAGCTGAATGATGAGGGAAACTGGAGGAGTGGCCTTCGGGTTCGCCTAATGCTTAGACGCATG tctaAACCATCCCAAGGACGAGGAAAGAAGGGACTTGATGTTGAAGTTGGCTGTGATGAGGATTATACTTCTGTGCCTGAGCCACATGCAAGTGAGAAACAATTAGAAGATGCTTCCTTCCCCGATACTCAGTTGCATGAACATGCT GGAGAAGAGCATGGTTATGAAAAAGAGACTGGGCAAAGGAAAGGTCGAAGCCGGGGCCGGGGTAAGGGACGAGGCCGAGTGCATTGTCATCAGAATAGTCGTGTGGGAACACCCCCttcaaataatacaattttcacGGATCAAGTAATTGCCAAGCAACCACCAGGGCCCCGAATGCCGGATGGTACAAGAGGATTTTCAATGGGTAGGGGGAAGCCGGTAGCTGTCAATATAGCCTAA
- the LOC106760157 gene encoding la-related protein 6B isoform X3, producing the protein MAHESLSETPDISPPSSTSQLQSDPSLSRNGSFSRLNAQAPEFVPTRATPRTDLQQPRLVVPPPPPASSMVHVYSPPHLPIQGHVVPVQNHHHNLGHQHHVPVHYRPHHHPHQYYVSSDSTVQQSQVDQDRLPSSKSKLSDEASQKILNQVEYYFSDLNLATTDHLMRFISKDPEGFVPISVVASFKKIKALITSHSLLATVLRNSSKLVVSEDGKKIRRQYPLTESDIEELQSRIVVAENLPEDHCHQNLMKVFSVVGSVKTIRTCPPQTSNSGASSALRLGKVDGLPLSNKLHAFVEYESIELAERAVAELNDEGNWRSGLRVRLMLRRMEKSPISSNVIRDNYIYLSKPSQGRGKKGLDVEVGCDEDYTSVPEPHASEKQLEDASFPDTQLHEHARSFLVLPFN; encoded by the exons ATGGCTCATGAGTCACTCTCAGAAACTCCAGATATCTCGCCGCCCTCATCTACATCACAGTTGCAGTCAGATCCATCTCTTTCAAGAAACGGATCTTTTAGCCGGCTTAACGCTCAGGCACCAGAATTTGTGCCAACTCGAGCCACCCCACGGACCGATTTGCAGCAACCCAGGCTTGTTGTACCACCTCCTCCTCCAGCTTCTAGTATGGTACACGTTTATTCACCGCCCCATTTACCGATTCAAGGTCATGTCGTCCCGGTACAGAATCACCATCATAATCTTGGCCATCAGCATCACGTTCCAGTTCACTACCGGCCTCATCATCACCCACATCAGTATTATGTTAGTTCTGATTCTACCGTGCAGCAGTCTCAAGTTGACCAGGATCGTCTTCCTTCTTCCAAAAGCAAGCTGTCTGATGAAGCCAGTCAGAAAATATTGAATCAG gTGGAGTATTATTTCAGTGATTTAAACTTAGCTACTACCGATCATTTGATGAGGTTCATCAGCAAAGATCCAGAAGGTTTtg tgCCTATATCTGTTGTCGCATCTTTCAAAAAGATTAAGGCCCTCATAACCAGTCACTCCCTACTTGCCACTGTTTTGAGGAACTCATCAAAGCTC GTGGTTAGTGAAGATGGAAAGAAAATCAGACGCCAGTATCCCCTGACCGAGTCTGATATAGAAGAGCTACAA TCTCGCATTGTTGTAGCTGAAAACCTACCTGAGGATCATTGTCATCAGAATCTTATGAAGGTTTTCTCAGTAGTTGGGAG TGTGAAGACTATCCGTACCTGTCCACCCCAAACCTCCAATAGTGGGGCTTCTTCTGCTTTGAGATTGGGAAAAGTTGATGGTTTGCCCTTATCTAACAAG TTGCATGCATTTGTTGAATATGAATCTATTGAGCTGGCTGAGAGAGCA GTTGCTGAGCTGAATGATGAGGGAAACTGGAGGAGTGGCCTTCGGGTTCGCCTAATGCTTAGACGCATG GAAAAAAGTCCGATTTCATCTAATGTTATCCGAGACAACTATATCTATCTG tctaAACCATCCCAAGGACGAGGAAAGAAGGGACTTGATGTTGAAGTTGGCTGTGATGAGGATTATACTTCTGTGCCTGAGCCACATGCAAGTGAGAAACAATTAGAAGATGCTTCCTTCCCCGATACTCAGTTGCATGAACATGCT AGATCATTTTTGGTGCTACCCTTCAATTGA